The following DNA comes from Tachypleus tridentatus isolate NWPU-2018 chromosome 9, ASM421037v1, whole genome shotgun sequence.
atctatacaaaaaacaaaagtacattagTCCtgtctctagaagtgaatatatctatacaaaaaacaaaagtacattagTCCtgtctctagaagtgaatatatctatacaaaaacaaaatactgcttAGAAACTGTGTACTAATATTGGCATAAACTTCTCATTTcaccggcccggcatgaccaggtgactaaggctctcgactcgaaatctgagggtcgagggttcgacatgatcgccccttcagctgtgagggtgttataatgtgacggtcaatcccactatttgttggtaaaaaagtagtccaagagttggcggtgggtgatgatggctagctgccttccctctagttttacactgttaaattagggacggctagcgcagatagctcttgtgtagctttgcgcgaaattcaaaccaaacccatttCACTTCTGAATGCATAAGGTCAACTCCACATATGTAACTGAATATTCCTTGAAAACATGAACCATAGTACAGTTTAGACTTCCTTTTTACGTGCTTTTATAGAGCAAAATCGTCTATAATGTCTTCAGTGTTGATAGATTTAATGGCCGAAGCTGAAAGGTGGCGCGATCAACCTTGGGCATGAGTTGAGCGTTACTTATTTTTCACACACTTGAAAACTGAAAATGGTCGTCTTCCTTCTGTGTTTTCCACTGACAATGTCTAGTTAATTCGCAGTGGTATTTCAACACTCTGCCAGTTTTAAATTCTCGGAAATGCTGCAACAATTTCTGAGGTAATTAAAAATCTACGTTAATCTTGGACACGTAACCAGAGAAATGAATGAGCTCACAAGGACTTTTGTTTCCAAGTCTGGATTATATAACCTCTAGAGGATTGTAGGAAAATGCGGAATGCTAGCAATAAAAAAATTCCCAATTCAAAGACCAGTCCAAACTTTCCATCAAGTAATGCATATACTTGTCTTTTTGTGATCAGGTTCAGCAATCAAAGAGTCCAAAATTACCACAAAGTCATTACACAAacgttttctctaacagataagCTCACTTCGCCTTCAGTGTCCTTTTTTcatcaaaaaaattatttccGTTTTATTGTTAATCTTTCTTCGTACACGGGATTGTACAGATTGTACGCCAGTTTCTTAGTCTCTTCCTCAAAGCCACCATATTCGATCCGCAAATAATCGACGAACGTCATCAACCCTTCAAGTCGTTGAACGATTGTAAACAGTTCGGCTGTTTCCTTTTGTAGAATTTTACTTGTGGTGTTCAACTGATACAGAATTGTATCCTACATAGATGGCGAATTTATCTTTCCATCTGGCTAACTAAATATGAAGGTTCGTCGCGTGTCTGAGGTGCATCATCGTTGCCTGTGGAAACAGATTGCAAAACAGAGTAAATGCCTTGTAGCTTTCCTTCGATAATTATTTTGCATCACATCTGGCTAACCATCTTCAACCATACAGAGGACTGGGAACAACACCACGCAGCGAATTTTTGGGTAACTTTCAACTATGAGTAGATGTCGAAGAGAAATTGTTAAGTGCTTGAATGAATCCACAAAAATGGCTTAGCTTTCTGTGGCATATGAACTATCATGTGCAAGtcgatttatgtttttatttggatTGTTTTCCGACCATGTTTCCAGCATTATCTTAGCTTTGACCCTAACAGTCAGAAATGGGAGTTTCCAGGTCATTCAATATACTGAAAACCACATTTTCCAGAGATTCAGCGTCATGCCCCTCAATCACAATAAATTTTAGAAACCTTTCAAGTGGGGTCCCATTTGCACTTATGTGGCGTAGTATAAAAGCCAATTAATCCAGTATGTAGTTACTTAAGTCAAATCAACACGAATGCTATAGTACTTTGTTGACTTAATTACAGGAACAATAACAGCTAAATTCCGTTTTGCTATCAACTATATAAGCTCATTGCAAATTGTTGATGAAAGATACACGTCCTGCATTGTCATATATGTTGAAATCATCTGCCAAGAAAGCGTTATACAGTGCCAGCAATTCGATAAGAAGACTACCCTTCTGAGGTCAAAATGAAGAGATAGATTCTTTTCGTTAAAACCTTTATAATGAAATTTACTCTTTTCAATGTATTCctctaatattgttgttgtttttctaactccatgaagtatgtaaaatattgttttctttttctaaagGTCGATGGATATTTTTCACAATCATTGAATCCTCTAGATAATGTTGTTTAATTAGAAGAAAAAAGTTTACAAATGTAACGGAAAACCATGCCAGCTGATTTTGAAAAAATCATCCACTTTTCCATTAGCAAGCTTccgataaaaatgttatttatttaaatatcttgttcTTTATAGTTATAAGTCTTAGCAGaggttttcattttgaaatattctaaacCACGTGAAAGTTTTTTCTCTGAAAAATAAGaatgtacttgtttgtttgtttgtaattaaacaaacacaatgggctatctgtgttctgcccaccaagaTCTTCGACacccggtttctaacattgtaagtccgcagacataccgctgttccactgagGGCCAATAAGCGTGTAAATGTTCTTTTATTACAGTCCACAACTCTGGGTCCTCAAGAAGTATCATCACTTGCTCCTCAGTAGAAACGCTACTTTCCTGTTCGTTGTTTTGCTGCATTTCAGGCTCTGAGATATTGTCTTCCAGGTTTCTCTGTATATTTTTTGGTAGTTTGTCTGTTGCAGGTGTCAATGATTCTTCAGTTATTTCTGCAAACGAACAATTTGCCCGAGCCACACAAAAAGACAACAActgatttttctatttgtttgacTGTCCAATTCATCTCTTATTTCCCATTATTGCTTCGTTATTCTCTTCCGATGTCCACTATTTTGTAAGGGGCCAACATTTCTTTCAGGTCCAGCTATGGTGCCTgaaatttaaaggaaaataaattatttgaatatatttacatttggGCTATGTTTCTTCGAGTTCTCTAATTCACACAAAGCGTGGTGATTGGCTATTCTTTATTGCTTCCTTATGATTTATTAGTAGTGGTCAAAACAGGTATTAGAAGTGCGATGGTCATTGGGATAGATCTGTCTATCTACACCACGACTAATTTTTCGTTTAATTACCTATTTATTCTATCATATATTTGTAGAGATTGGCGAAGGCTTTATCCCGAAATTTTAGATGCGAATTCATAAGACATAGTCTAACTGACCTTTGCCTTAATCCTACCCTATAGGTTTCCAAAAGAGAAGGGCCCTGAGCAGCTAATTGTCATTTTCAACACTTATGATGGTTATTTTGTCATTAGCAGAAGAAGAACAATTAGATGTTTTACCAACAATATAGCTGTTGTCTTCAgagatataataataatcatcAGAAGTTATGAATACCATACTCTcatattaataattgaaaaaaagtGAAACTGGACATTGCGAAAGCTATTTGTCGTCATCATTAAGACAAAAAACAGTTATATGTTGGTCCCATTCAGTTAAAACTtaacttgattattttaatattcttacttaaaatatatgtattataccTCCATTTATTTTCTCGAAATAATGTTTAATGGCTTTAAGCCTTCAGTgccaccgctgagccactgataGTGATAGTGTGGGGGTGACTGTTTTTGTTGAATCACAATGGttgaaattttctaaaatgtttgtgCTTTCAACCACAATAAATTGCCCCTAGTTGCACAGCAGCATATTTGCTTAATTATATCGCTACCcacctggtttcgatacttgtggtgagaaaagcacagatagccccttgtattgctttgtgcttaataacaaacaacaacacctgtgataaattttaaataatattttaagtgaaggcaaaatatataaaatgattgAATTAAAATTATTCGTTTATGAGCTTAaatgattttgaagaaaaaaaattgcaaaataagTCTATGTTCAGGGTATTATACAAAAAGCTATAACAAAGTgacgtttaaaatatatcatcGAGGTTAGGACTGcttaatataacaacaaataaaacaaaaataaataaatacacacacacacacacacatataagtatatataatcCTCAAACTGTTATTTTATAGAGGCAGCTATATTGCTGTAGCATGTATGCCTCTAAAATACTACAGGTACTCATATATAGATAAAATCATGATAATTATAACACAGACATACTtacataaaataatgataattagaACGCCGGTTCGAAACCTCTAAGTTTTTAGGTGGCGCTTAAATGCAGCGGGCGTTAACGGAGGAAGTGTGTTAGTCACAGGACcaaatattttaacttgaatGTGAGTAGATAGCTTATCGAATGTCATAATCTGGAAGTGTAAGCTTCAGACGTTTTTccgaaattttatttttgaccttagaacttaaaattaaaacttaactatTTACTCATATAAAAGTAAGTGTTTTAGAATATATTCCACACAGCGATTTTACAGAATTAAAATTTGCCAGGGAGTCCTACTTACTACCACGAGTGTGTACTATAATGgatgatataattaaaatactaaaaagtcCTTATTCTGTTGTgaagtttcaaaacttttttgGGGTTTATAGAACAGAATATGAGGCTGAAAGCAAGTATTCAGATATCAGAAGTTGCTCGCAGTGCAAGTCCAGTGTAAGTATAAACGGAGGTCCTACTGATCCTGGAATATTTGACAACTTAAACATAGATTGCCAGAAAAACTTAAAGGAAAAGTTAACGCTAAATGGTTCAGTTGTGTCAAATGGAGATTGTTTTGGAGAAAAGGAAATAAGATACCGACATCGGAGAGAATGCAGCTGTGACAGCATCCTAAGTAGTACTCCATCAGATGTTGATGGTGTTCAGCTTTCTGTATCAGACATTGATTCAGACAGTGAATGTCAAGCAGAATATGAAATCAGAAACAAGTTTTGGTATTATTTTTTTAGCTTTGGAGCAAGTCTAGggtatgaattattttattcaagcTTTTTTCCATTTTGGTTCTGGAATATAGATGGGGCTGTTGGAAGAAGAGTAATTATGGTGTGGGTTTCAATTATGTATGTTGGACAGGCACTGAAAGATGTTATTCGTTGGCCGAGACCATCTGCACCACCAGTAGTTCAGCTGGAGCCAGGTTATTCTGAAGAGTATGGTATGCCATCAACTCATGCTATGGTTGGTGCTGCTGTTCCCTTTTCCTTACTGATATTCACCATGCACAGATATGAGGTATGTATGATTCTATTATtggtaaaagtttttattttttatgatataaagGTAAAGCAGTAAGTATTTTTAGAAGCTATAGTTTGTAAAGCAATTTCAGTTAAGTGTTTGTTGATATTTAAATacttctatttaaaaaaataaaacaagatattaataaacatattaggTAAAACTACAAATAATGATAGTCCACTACCAGTAGTGGTAGTGTTAAtacttctataaataaaatactttgtgtaatcatttactttattaaagtaGCAAGTAATTTGGCCTACACTGGCtgaaatattttgatgtattgattttaacattgtattatgACATTGTGATAACTAAGGGTAAAGAATTTCGATGAATATttccaaaagaaatattttcttaaattttaggCCTTCTGTTatgaagttatgttttttttggtttttcttttagttttataagatgtttttggtttttataaacatgaattttGAGTAGTCACAAAACTGAAATTGTGTgatatacatttgtttgttaaaggttttgTCATCTTAAAAGACTTTTGCaacttttatcatatttattattgtaatttcagTATCCTATCATTATTGGATTACTTATAGCAATTTTATGGTGTGCATTAGTCTGCTGTAGCCGTTTGTACATGGGAATGCATACCATATtggtaagtatttttatttaaagaattctATCTgacttataaaataatgtttgtattataGTACTTATGTATAAATCTACAACTTTGATATTTCatattgttatcatttttaaGAGTTAGAACATGATCAGGATATTAGACTCTGTGTATAGCATATTTAGACTTACTGGTGTaactatgtttgattcagtaaatatTGGGTCAtaccttaagtaatgtccaattttaggttcagaaaaagaaaggatttcaaatgcttttaatgttacttaatcaataatgtatgttccattattattaataacttcctGCTAATGATTCTCAAGCTtctaaatgccacttctataaaattcttggggtttggaggaaaagaatgcagAGAGGGAAGTTTTggcatcttcatgtgttccaagctcttccatcaagatagttctgcaaacttcagatgataatcagatgggggcAACATctagagaataaggaggatgtggaagtttttcccagtctagctcttcgatctttgcagatgtaatccttgctgtatggagttgtgcattatcctggtgtaacacaacacctttatgactgatcGAAGCAGGagtcttttctttcagtgcaacattcaagccaCTGTAACTGTTGGcaataaaagtctgatgtaattgttacatttagTGGAAGCAACtgaaagtggatcacaccaacaatatcccatcaaacTCTTTACAAGCCTTTCCTAGGATGGAggttcattttgggctgtgctttagccagtttacttgTACTGAGCCATTGCCtgtggcgcttaacatttttatacaatatccatttttcatttccagtcactaaccaaaaaagatgagttatgttcacgagagtgcagagaagtacaaatgtccactcttgctctgagattggcttctgtcaaataatgggggacccattttccaagttttgacaccttttcaaattgttgcagatgatggtgaactgttgaatgggttgaattaagtttttgtgctagttcttcaactgttgcaGCACAATcttcaagtgcagccagcagaaagccatcattaaactcaacaagatgacctgaacgtggcacTTTGCTTAAGCTCTAGTCACCTGATCTGatcttctgaaaccaccttcgacatttgctttcattattttagtcattaaagccttctacaaagacaaaaatgatgatgcactcTCTGTGTTAAATCTTTGGACAtaacttatgggatgacctgatgcAAAGCTTTAGTTATAGAAGACATTATTATATAACTGCACATTAACTACAAAGTAATTTGTTAGCACAGTCTGAGTTAGCTAGGTTTTACAAATGGAAATAATTTAAACCAgcattaaatttgtaaaactggaaataaaactgTGTAAGGCCAAGTAAAAAAAAGTTTGGTGTCTGGAGTATATTGGAAAAAAGTGAGGTCAAGGTAATTTTTTATGAGCTCTTTCAGAGAAAGTTTGAAGTTTTTTCTCCTGATTGTTGCTTGTTTACAAAGAGTCCATGTCATAagtcttttatttcatttataaattataaacataatttatgacAAAAAAGGGCAAAGTGAATCAACTGTGTTCctcttattttttattcagaagttttCTTTGTAtgattgaaaaatgtaaaaaaagttgCCAAAAAATAAGGTAGAAGGCTTCAAAAATAAAGAATGTGAGGGTTTTAAACATATCTTTTTTTACTTGgtctaacatttatttttaatcagttaTATCATGGTTTCTTTGTGctattatgaaatatttgattttcttgCTTACACAGCCTGTCTTGAAGAGAATTGTCCagaattcatattttgttacttgtgtttgcATCTTTGAGGTCAGAGCAGTCTGACTGTGGTGAGGATGGGTTTATATGGATATTTTAATCTGAGCAGATATGAACTGCCAAGTGTTCTGACAGGGATCTTTAGGACTATTCTGTTAATCAGTGGTGTTCAAATGTTACTGATAGCCAATCCTAGACCTGCATTGTGCTTTGCCATTTTGCTTCTTACATCTAGTGCTTTTTCATCTTCATTTTCCAGTTTTTTACCttataattcttttaatttttccatAACTATTGCAGTTTAGTCATCACTAGTTAGCATTTGATAGATTTCTAATCCAATTGTTTGTCAGTGTTGCCAATCTGTCAAACTTGTTACAAGcatattttagtaatgtttttttttttttttcatttatcaattGTTTGCCTGCTGACAAATACATTTGAATCTGGTGATTCTATCAGAATCAGTAATAGTTGAATGAAAACTAAACACCAGTATATATAGGTCACTAATCTTTCATATGGTCACTTTGTTCACCTGTCTTGCATGAATGCAGATGGTATTGAAAACCTTATTGAAAAAGTTACTTCCTTAAGGTGTGTTCTTGGTCACTGTCTCATTTACACAAGCATCTTGAATCTCTTCTGATTTCCTTAACCAAGATTCTAGAACAACTGTTAAAATCAAACACTGCTAAATGCAGTTACActaaattaaaaattctaatcAAACATCATGAACTATGGTAGTGGTTTATATAGGGATCACcaatttgttctttattattatttaatattgttctcCAATATTGCAGCAAAAATGGCTATCAGTACTGTAATAAAATGTGCATAATATTACTAAATGAATCATTATGCATTATTTAGGGTagttttaaagtttgattacctGACAAAACAATGGCTATATAATCATTCACACCCTATCATCGTAATATAGTCTGTGGTTTATATGGAGCCTCTTAAtctactaaatgaatgttaatgtTTATGGCAGGCATGACACACATACCATAAcgattattaacttattattgtaaCTATTTATGTTCCAtatcattttttttgtatagaagTTCCTGTCCTTTCAAACACACTACTGTTGACAGGATCACAGTTTGTTTTTCACTACTGCATGGTCAATTCTGGCCAGGTTGCACAGACAtcaaaaacattatacaaacatCTGGGTTGTCTTCCACAACAGGCATATTTAgaccataattttaaatatagcaTCAAGTTCAGTTTTAAGTATCAGGTTGGCAGTCAGTGATAGCTGATGGTAAGTGTCAAATTGCAGCCAACACTGCATGATTGTGAATTTTATACTGCAGATAGTGTAGCCATCTTTTGAAGGTTACTATAGAGTGGCAAAATTTGTGCCAGCAGGAGAAGGAAAAATAATGGTAATTCTAGATGAAAGTGAGGGAATAATTTTATAACTCTATATTTTATAGGAAATATTTAGATTCAGTTAAACTATGCAGTAACGATGGCCCACCAGAATTTGAGGGCATCACAGTGGAAGAGGGTCATTGAAAAATCACAACCCAAACTCCATCACAAATGAAAGGGAAGGGGGTTAGTTAATATAAACAACTCttaattgttaatttaaacatttctgatcTGTTTTAGTGTGCAGAATGTTACTGTAAGAGGAAACCTGACCAACTGTAGTAAAATTATAAATCCtgcatgtattttatatataGGTAGGTATAAATACCAGTCAACATGcattacatgtgtgtgtgtatagaacTCCTGCAAGTAAAAGATCTAGTTAATGTACCATTCCAACAGTATTTAGTAGTTTCTCCAATACATTGTTTAGTAACTCCCTATATAGCTACAGGGTATAAATATAGTAGTTTATATACAAGGTGTGATCAAAAGTTCCaagatttcatttttattctgaAGAATAATGTACATGCATCATTATTATATGCTATCCCCTTCAAAGTAACTTCCCCCAGCTGATACACTTGTTCCAATGATCCTGCCATTTTTggaagcaatgctggaagtcttcaTGCAACTAAGTTCTGCATTCACATTATTATGAATGGTTGAAAtgtcatcaaatctctttcctttcaacttaattttgatttttgagagcagaaaaaaaatcatttgggGCAAGATCAGGAGAATACGGGGAATgtggtatcacaggaatgtttttATCTGCCAAAAATACTTGAccagacacagcagtgtgtgaaggtcatgatgaagaaaccagtgaccattcTGTCGCAGCTTGCTGTGGTTTCTTCCTCAAGCAAATTAAGACCTCTTTACAAAAGGTCTGGTTAACTGTCTTTCACCTTAGTGACTGTTTCATCAGTGGACGATGTTGACGGTTGCCCAGAATATGGGTCATCTGAGACCGATTCCTGACCATCTTGGAAGcattttatccactgataaaggACAGCCTTACTTAAACAGTCATCACCAAATAGAGTTCTTAACATTTCAAAGATTTCTGTTCAtcctttaccatttttcacacaaaacttgattCAAATACATTGCTCTTCttttttgtccatttttattatgaCAGGGGCAAGATATACATCTGTCTTTGAACACATTTTTCACAACATTGGTATGAGGGTTGGAGAAATGGCTTGTTTGTGGAGTAGATTAccatttgtactttgtacacactTCAGTGAAGCTCACTGTCTCTGTACTGGCACCTGCAAcagaagtcttagaactttttgatcagatctcttacatttcacaaatatataaataatgtgatataTTGATCATCATGTCTTACAGTGATGATACATACAGTATCACTGTCAATGATAACACCGTGACAATGATATCGGGAGCAACAGTCATCCAACTTGCATAAAGCCAATCCAAAAATTTTCATTGTTTCCAGAGAGAGTGTCATacgtattttattaaactaaactgTTTCCAGCACAGTATTTATGTCCACGAtggatatattaaaaatatgtgtgtgtgtgtatgtatagaaACAAGTGTTAATTTGAAATGGGAGTATAGAAAATCTTCCAGAAATACAGACTCAAGATAgtttaaattgaaaatacaaccaccaaataaataaacaagtaagcTTAAGGTATGAGACATAATGTAGACATTATTTCCTCAAGCTACAAATCCTTATTTTGACTCCATGTCTAAAAGCTGTGATGTTAAGGAGAATCAATatttgtagcttgagaaaatGTCAACACTATGTCCCAAACCTAAAGCCtgcttgtttatatttttcactttacgCTAcatatcatgtttctgtatttcttaAATCCCTTTTTcctctttttttaatttaatagtttttaataatcTTTCATATCAAACATTCTGCCCATTGGTGAGATTGGAAAACGTGGGTTTTTgaatttatgaacaaaaatatattagattAAGACTAATAGCTTCTTTGGTTTAGATCAAACAAAAACTTTAGACCACCAGACTGAGAAGAAACATTACAGAGCATATTCAGTAGGTAGGATATACATTTTCCTGCATATAGGGTGAACAAATGGTTCTGTCCTGAAGAAAGTCTACCTCTCAAAATTTTTTTTGGTGGTCAAGCTTTCTTTGTTAccagtaaagaaaatttatttttagagcAGGTATGACAGGCTGATCTCAAGTATACAAGTTTTTCTCATTCTAAATAAGGTAAAATGACTCTGCTAATAATTAAATGTCAgttcacaaaacaaaaacctattcTACCAGTTTCATTTTCTACTGCCTAGTATTACATGTTTGAACATGAGTGTGTGTTTTGATGTGGAATTATCTTCAGTCTGTGT
Coding sequences within:
- the LOC143226535 gene encoding sphingosine-1-phosphate phosphatase 2-like, with amino-acid sequence MDDIIKILKSPYSVVKFQNFFGVYRTEYEAESKYSDIRSCSQCKSSVSINGGPTDPGIFDNLNIDCQKNLKEKLTLNGSVVSNGDCFGEKEIRYRHRRECSCDSILSSTPSDVDGVQLSVSDIDSDSECQAEYEIRNKFWYYFFSFGASLGYELFYSSFFPFWFWNIDGAVGRRVIMVWVSIMYVGQALKDVIRWPRPSAPPVVQLEPGYSEEYGMPSTHAMVGAAVPFSLLIFTMHRYEYPIIIGLLIAILWCALVCCSRLYMGMHTILDILGGLFLVTLLMVVLLPIIDTIDSFFLTHRYSPLVSILFTMLLVIVYPSSDRWTPARSDTATILGSGAGVVVGTWLNYRLGIIRGPGLPPPYQIMWPDYHVVGLALLRASIGISCIVATRAIFKSILYAVICNVLKFDDQNLKTKHNVQVFFKYLTYSAIGFTITYLSPMVFRFLNIERITMFTEV